Part of the Zingiber officinale cultivar Zhangliang chromosome 6A, Zo_v1.1, whole genome shotgun sequence genome, TGAAGATCAGTTTGTATATGAACTGAGTTTAACACAACATCAACAAAAAAACCATGATTTGGAGTCCACTGCATGAGGTGGTTTACCCTCCATTTAGCAATACAAGATAATCAATAACGAACAAAAAAGATAAGTCTATTAGTGTCAACTATTCAAGATCAGCTACATGGACCTTATCTTTCTATGATATATCCCATAGAGATGGGACAAGTCAGAGATTGAACACTTATATCCTTAATCCTAATTTGTCTTTCACACATTCACCACATCCGATAGCCGTAACTAGATGAATCACCAATGAATAAGATCAAGTAGAACAGACATCAAATTCtaccaaaaaaaacaaaaactccCTTTGTACCCATGCTAGACAGAAATATACTGAGTTGACACTCAATTTATTCACATGTTCAAACACTTAGATTCACACGTGTGTAAGATACTCATATGTGAGTCTGCATTAGACACTTAGACCAATATCCATGTCAAATTCTCATTCTTGAATCCAGTGGCATGGGCTTAATGGACCATTtcccaaatgaaaaaaaaaaaaattcaagagttCCTTGCTGGTCTGCATTCAAACTCATAGAGCATATACCCCTGAATCCCTTGAACAACAGTTACTATGAATCTCACTCCTCTAGTGTAATTATTTCATCTGATATCTACAGAACGGCACTATCCATCCATAATTTATAATTCACCTAAACAAAAGAATTGTCTTCTGATTAAAACAGCACTGTGTAGGTACCAAAtgatagaacaaaattttacagTTAAGAAATGATTATATGCATGTGCTTATCTTGAAATTCAGTTTCTACTATACTTACGCAATTCCCTGAGCAAGAGTTGTAGCTACTCTCATCCTCATGGCCCAATCTAAGCTTCGACCGCCTCTTGGCATGTGGTGCAGCCATCGATCCAATGGTCCATTGGCAACAAATTCGTAGATAATAAAGCGATCACCATGATCATAGCAACAACCTTTTACAGCAACTAGATTAGGATGATGAAGTTTGGCTACCCTTCCAACCTCAGAATAGAATTCCTTCTTCCTTTGAAGGCTATACCTCTTCAGTCTCTTAACAGCCACTCTCAAGCCATCAGGCAAGAAaccactataagttccaccagtTTTCGCATCACCAAGGAGTCTATTTCCTTCACTGAAGTTCTTTGTGATTAATCTCAATTCTTCACTGGTAAATACTTTCCATGATGGAGGAACTAATGCAATTGCTGAAGGACTAGAAATTTTACGAGAGCGTCTACGCTTCTTGCTTCGCCTATATACTAAGAGCCATATGACAACAACCAAAGTGATGAAAAGGATTAATCCACTGACAGCTGCAAGGGCAATCAGATACTCCATATGACAAAGCTTGTGGGGACATTGGTTTTCTGCCAGACCAAAATTATCACTCGGTTAAATAGTGGCATCACACATCAAATTCTATTGGCTAACTAGGAATAGGGGATAAATCATGGATAAAATGCTTAACTgcaaataagggataaaaattaaTGGTCTTGGTTTCAGCAATCAACTAACAATATTTACATGATGTTGCTCTAACACTTTTTGACATAACAACAAAGATTATAAACAGGTCAAATTTaggaacttgaaaaaaaaaaaagatttactaAGTCAAGTACTACCTCGAGCAACCATGCAAATATATTCATGTGATGTATTGCAGCTTTCAGCAACCAGAGCAACCCGACTATTAGGTATCAATGTACACAAATCAGGCAGGCTGATTCCATTGCACGAATCACTTGAACAATTGATATGAGAAGGTTTGCTAGAGAAAACAGATTCGTTCCATCTAGACATATTGTCAAACCATTTCCAGACGAATTCAAGTGAAGAATTATAACCTCGTCCACCAACCCAGCATCCTCCAATGCTTCCCACACATAGGCTTTGTGTGAAATTCAACTCACCAACTGAAGTGAGGGATGCTAAATGACCATTATAACTCTGGCAGGCTGTCTCTGATTGAACCCAAGGGACAGAACTAGCCATATGCATGAAGCACTTATCCTTACTAGGACTAACGAGCCAACCATCAGGGCAGGACACTGTTGCAAGAAAAAATGTATTATAAGTATAACAAATCTTCAACTTCCAGAGTTTAGAGAAATATCTTCGCAGAAGAGAAAGAATAAACTGTAACTGAAATATAAACATCCTCCTTACATGGACCATATATTAGGACTCAATgtccttggcaaataagaaacaGCATTACCATTCCATATTTGCATTTATACAGAATTACAAAAATCAGGTGAATGTCATATTCTTAACTGGTGACTGTTCAGGAGGTAGTTCCCAGATTGATGAGCACTCAAATAACAAATGATCCAACCCTGTTTTATTCAAGAGTAGCTATATTTGTCCCATTTCTTGTTCATTCTCTACTGACAAAAGTTATAGTGGAATTATATTCCAAAGTTATCTAGTGCGGAATTTGAACTTTATATCCTTAACTTGCACTTCCAATTTAGATTCCTCATGGTTACCACTTAAAGAAACTTTATTTTTCTAAGAAATTACATTTGTTTTTCCAAAGAAAAAAGAAGTAAGAACTCATATGATGTTTACATACCAATACTATGAATGTTCTGGCAACATATAGGTAAAACACAAACCAGGAACTTCTTATGGAAATTATGTTATTACTTATATGAATAAATTATATGAGAGTTCCTAGTTGTTAATGTATAATGCTTGCTTCTTCACTCTTTGTGACACATGAAATGATAATGCATGGACAGATAATAAATATGTTCTTGATTGTGTGATTGTAAGTTTATGTTAGTTGTTAACTTACCATGATATGATTCCTTACTTAAATTCGCAACTTATTTAACAAAGGAGCACTAACGCAAAGAAAGATAATCTTGATTACGTGTCCATAAATATATGTTAGTTGTTAACTCACAATCATGGGGTTATAATAAGCAAAACAAAATTAATTCATTAATCACGTGTCTTTCACTGATTAGCTCGATGTACACACCTCTGTagcaaaaaacaacaaaaaaacaaAGGCAATTTTTTCTGGGCAACATTAAACTGATTCTAAAAAGCACACGAAATACCACTACGCTACAAGAGTAGTGACGCACCAGTGCTACCCTCCCAGGCACTTAAATCGTTCaccaaattctaaaaatattgcTCATAGCTATAGAACcagaaaaaagaaaacaaacaaacaattcaTGACTCCAATAATCGAGTAAAACCTAAACCGATCTGGCAACTAAAGAAGCCAGGCAGCTAGAACTATAAGCAATGTAACGGTGCCATCATTTTCCAGCATCAACGTCACGCAATAAAAGTAGGaccttgagaaaaaaaaaaaggttagggTTACAACTCACAGTCTTGAGCTGAGACGGGAGACACCAGGACAGCGAgaaggaaaacaagaaagaagCAGATGAGGAACGAGGAGCTGAAGCTACCATCCCTAGTCATAGTGCGACCACCTCTACCATCCTCCATGGCCTGCTCCCCTCACCAAAACCCCAATTTCCGCCAACGCTTCGGTGGCCACCGGAGGGAATCAGGTGGCAGAGGGACAATGATGGGATGCCGGGATAGGAAGTGAGCAGATCGCCTTCTCAGCCCTTTCCGCGAGCCTCTTATCCAATCTCGATCTCTCTCACTTCTGAGTCGAATCCCAAGTCAAAAAGACAACGGTGGTTTTTGTCGATCAAGGCAAATTttctcaaataataataataataataataataataatggacaaaaaaatatatatcaagggTAAGTGTCTCTCTCGCATGTGTTTATAAATGATTAATTTATATGAGTTAGGGATTGGTGTGAAAGTTTTCTAAGTAATCGgggttttaagtttttttttcccttatCAGTTAGTAAAAAGtgataattttattataagtCATTTGGCAGTTGCATATAAATGTTCATGATTTACCTTCCTTCCTTCgtataatttgaaaataaattataaaagacACTGTATGAACTTAATTACAAAAAAATAAGTACATATATTATAAAAGATCTAAAAGGTTATATGACATAGACAATAGACACGTGACATCTCTGACGTAATGGTcaatgattaatttttaaaaattgacgaTATGAAATTTATCTCATTATATACCTAACATTTATGTATTTATATGTATCTTTTTTTATATTCATGAGATCGACATTAAAAGAATTATTGATGTAGTAAATCTATATTCAAGAGGTTACAACCTCAAGCTTACAATCCAAGCTACTAAGTCAAACCAACCCCAGGACATGAGGTGACCACGGTAATCACAACCATACATGCACCAATCACAAGCTTACATCACATGGTGACAAGCAAGTAACACAATGCACACTATCTACATGCACCAATCACATGCTTGCATCAACATGATGACAAGCAAGCAACACAATGCTCACAATCTTGCACTCACACGTTATTAACCAATCCACACATGCACGGTACAACAAGCAAGCACCACAGATTGCATACAATCCACTAAAACCAACGGACGACACAAGCACCACCAAAACCAAGGGACTATCCAAGCTCCATCAAAATCAACACGGATAAACATAATTCATCCATGAAATGATTTGGATCTAACGTAGCATCCCATCAACATCAGACAACATCTTCTCATAGCATCACTTGTTATGGACTTTTCATATAACATAGATCATACTAGAAACTTCAAAATATCAAGCTTTCATTCACCAGCTTGCGCCTTTATAGTATTGGCCAAGAATGTCAAATAATTCCACCATTGAGTTAACTTCATGACTTATTTCTAATCATCTCCTCACCTTGTTTTAAAGAGCACAAGTTATAGGGCACTTAAAGAATAAGTGATTATTCGACTCATCTTGACATTGGCAAAAGCATACAAGTCTGATTCTCCTCATATGAAAATCTATTTGTCATCCGTAACTTTTCATGCGCTAGTAGCCACATAATGATCAAGTGCTTTGGCATAATCTCTAGCATCCATACCACGGAGGCCCAAGTTACCGCCAACCCCCTTGGTTTGAAGAAGTCATAGGTATTAGCAACCTCTTTCTTTTCACCCACAAACCATTCAATCATCTTCATGTTTGCCTCCCCAATACCTTGTGAACCCCTTTGAATTTTGCATTGAATATCCACAAGTCTTTTAATGAGAGGTGAGTCCTGTTAGGACAAGTGTGGCAGGTAAGAGGAGGTAAATTACcctgaaaaataaaatcaaacatttctcAATCTAATAGCTTGATTTAAACAACCActttattaaaataaactaaaatgaatAAATTAATAAAGGCtactgattttacttggttacaaccggggaggttattaatccaagatattgaaagcactaatcaaattctcctttcatcgtaggcagagaagcctcttataagcATTGGAAGCACACAATTAAAGAAATAGAATAGAAAATAAACTCGTGTACAAGTAATTGTTTAAACTACTGAGACCagtgctctatttatagcctgctGGTCAAATATGATCGTTTGCTGACGTAGCAGCTTTGGGCACCTGGAAAGGATCCAGGCACctgggtgtggataaaactttatccacattgCAACTTGATCAAGATAAATTCATTCTAGTCCGAGCGTCTGGACcaagtccgggtgcccggacgcCCTTGCTCTACGAGGCAGGCATCGAGGCGTCCCTGGGCTTGCCTAGGAGATCTGGGCCCCTAGACccagtctaggcgcccggagcatCCGAGTGCTTGGACTTGGTCCAAGTGCCCGGATAGTCAACATCTTGTTGACTATCCGGTTCTCCTCCAAtccggctccgttcgcttgggtgattttggccatccgaaattgggctcacccgaactcattttctggccttctcctcgagcaagcttccgctccagcttctcgtcccttagaaacaTCGTGTGCGTCCTTCTCATTTGCTAGCGTACTCTTctatagcacctcgtccctcgaacgcaccgagcttgtcggctctcttctgtgtcgtccttcttatcagctgcatctttcactcgacttcatgtactcctaagttcctgcacacttagacacaatatatcaaataaacatagaacctaacttaactcggttgaccacatcaaaactaccttgaaatattaacaatctctccctttttgatgtgcatcaacccgagttagagttagggtaaaaacatagaattaataaaataatagttaaaactaaaattttacaaactataaaattataaatataacctCCCCTAACTTAAGATCTCATCTCTCATTCTCCCCCAGTAAAAATAAAATGGGGGAAAAACAAAGTTAGATACAAAATTTGAAACTTTTCTAGGGGTTAAGGAAACATAattcaaagtaaatttttttttacagaaTATTTgtctaaaaatttgattttttatgatttagtaatcatatttgaaaatttaatttaaaaataagtttaacatttcaaaagaaattaaaaatttgctTAACGTTCAACAGAAGTATCTAAATATGtagaaaaattttcatgaaaaatttATAAGTATTTTAgcacaaaaaaattattttgcacAGAAACATAGGTTTtgcaagttaaatttaaaattttatttttattaaaataaattcttaaaaaaatttcaagtattgAGAACAGAATgtctaactaaaaaaaattaaaattttcaaaaataagtttttgttaatttttagtttaaaaataataTGTTCGGTAAATAATCAATAGAAAATTCATTATTTATCAAAAAatctattgaaaaatattttcaaatagaaACTTGACGGCTTTATCACTATAAAAAATTTAGATAAGAATTTCAAAGAGAAAGATTATACgtaaaatattttaaacagacatgattctttttgaaaatgaatatcataaaaatagttttattaaccTAAAAATCAAGctgatttttttctttattcaaaatataacGGTAATTCTCCAAAAAAAAATCAGGTTTGTCAAAATACATattcaaagaattttaaaatttaaattatgatttttcaataaaaatttgttttcttaattttttattttcttcttttaatttatcatacatttctaaaggaCATGTATttgctaagattatttttaattcaaaaacttcctttttcaaattattatttttaagtttgaGTTTATATAAGGATCTACTTATGAATTTAATACATGTATATAATTGGTCAAGGGTAgtaaacatacctcacttaccagatcTGTTGTGATGTTTATTTCTTCCTCCTCGCTGCAGCTTTCTTCTGAGAAGCCTCCCCTTACATCTATACTCTCCTCCTGGTGACTTGCATCAGTGAAAGTCTAGCATACTCATCCAGATCAGATTCTGATGGTGACTCGTCCCAAGTCACCTTCAGGGTTTTGTGCTTTGTTGTCTTttttcttcagttttgggcagtcatccttgatgtgtccctctTCATTGCAGTTATAAATCCTTatcttccttgctcttcttttcttcgcctatacttgattaaatttattagattgaaagaattttttaaatttccttaccatatatgctaaTTCATCATCGTTGAGGGAAGTGCCAGTGTCTAATTCATCCTTCTTAACTTTTAGAGCAATATTGTTAGATTTTCTATTTCTTGATTATCTACACAACAATACTCGTGaagtttaaaaattgaaaataaattttcaagagtACTTGcctcgagatccttagagatatagtaagcatctactaagactaaccactcttgagttctcaaaaaaatattaagtgcataccttaaaaAGTCacaatttgttaccttttctccgaggttgttgagtTGGGTGATCAAATCTTTGATCCTTGCATGGAGTTGGACTACCTTCTCTtccttgttcatccggaggtttgtcagTTGGCTTCGGAGGATGTCCtgctttgttagtttagcttccaaaataccttcgtgaagctctaggaatttttcccagagatctttggcggagtcatagcttccgatccgactgaCCTCCTGGGGTGGAACAACATTAatcagatgaaactctgctttccCATTAGCCACGAAGTCaacttgttccttctttgtctaTATGTATTATTCTTTCTCGGCTCCGTGTTGATCTGTTGgtgttacaaaatcatattttataattagtaatatttcaaaatcggtcttgaagaatacctccatgcgcTTTTTCTATGTTGAAAAATCTCCCTCAAATTTTAGTGGGTAGATACTGGATCCGaccatttttttttactttggatGGTGATTGTCCTTCTAAAATGAGCCTAGCTatgatactacttgttaggatccttgaGACCGGTAaaagggggtgaattaccctgaaaaataaaatcaaaccttTCTTGATCTAATAGCTTGATTAAAACAATCActttattaaaataaactaaaatgaatAAATTAACAGAGGCTACCGATTTTACTttgttacaaccggagaggttgttaatccaagacgttaAAAGCATtaatcaaattctcctttcgtcgtaggtggagaagccttttataagCGTTGAAAGCACACAATTAAAGTAGTAGAGCAGAAAATGAACTTGTGTACAagtgattatttaaactactgagactaaggctctatttatagtctgttGATCGAATATGACCGTTTGTTGACGTGGCAACTCGAGCGCCTGAAAGAGGTTCGAGCACCtaggtgtggataaaactttatccatgtctTAATGACTCGATCAAGATAAATTCATTCTAGTTCGAGCGCATGGACTAGGTTCGGGCACCTGAACGCCCTTGCTTTGTGAGGTGGGCGTTGAGGCACTTCTGGGCTTAGCCAAGGGGTCCGGGCGTCTAGAGAATCTGAGTGCCTAGACTTGGTTCAAGCACTTGGATAGTCAATAAGATCCATTCGCTTGAGTAATTTCGACCATCCGTAATAGGACTCACCCGCACCCATTTTCCacccttctccttgagcaagcttctactctgacttctcatccctcgaaaatgtcGTGTGCTTACTTCTCGTTCGCCATCATACTCTTCTACAACACCTCGTTCCTCAAACAcatcgagcccatcgactctctttcttgtcgtccttcttgctagctgcgtcttttgctcaacttcctgtgatattaagttcttacacacttagacacaagatatcaaacaAACATAGAACCTAATTTAATTCAGTTGACAACATTAAAACTACCTTGAGTCACTAACAAGTCTGAATGCCTTACCTCCAATTGCTCAAAATTCACACCTTTGATGTAGTGTTGGTGAATCTATCTCACCCATACTGAGTCCTTCTTCAATTGAATCTCCCATAACATTTTGTTTTACAAGGCTTCATTCTATATATGAAGATCCCGAAGTCCATATCCACCGTCTTCTATAGAAAAGTAAATGGTAGCCCATGATATCGGGGGAAGGTTGGAAGTCCACACAAATGTCTGACATATAGCCTTTATCTTCTCTATAACTCCATCGGGAATAGGAAGCATAGTGAGCCAATAACACTATATTCCTT contains:
- the LOC121996307 gene encoding C-type lectin receptor-like tyrosine-protein kinase At1g52310 translates to MEDGRGGRTMTRDGSFSSSFLICFFLVFLLAVLVSPVSAQDLSCPDGWLVSPSKDKCFMHMASSVPWVQSETACQSYNGHLASLTSVGELNFTQSLCVGSIGGCWVGGRGYNSSLEFVWKWFDNMSRWNESVFSSKPSHINCSSDSCNGISLPDLCTLIPNSRVALVAESCNTSHEYICMVARENQCPHKLCHMEYLIALAAVSGLILFITLVVVIWLLVYRRSKKRRRSRKISSPSAIALVPPSWKVFTSEELRLITKNFSEGNRLLGDAKTGGTYSGFLPDGLRVAVKRLKRYSLQRKKEFYSEVGRVAKLHHPNLVAVKGCCYDHGDRFIIYEFVANGPLDRWLHHMPRGGRSLDWAMRMRVATTLAQGIAFLHDKVKPQVVHRDIRASNVLLDEEFGSHLMGVGLSKFVPWEVMHERTKTAGTYGYLAPEFMYRNELTTKSDVYSFGVLLLEIISGRRPSQAIESVGWQTIFEWATPLVQSHRYVELLDPLISDIPDVGVIQKVVDLVYACTQLVPSVRPRMSHVVHQLQQLGLRTICEQPRSGTSTSATSPMLPLEVESPR